GCGTGCGCGGCGGTCAGCAACTCGGGGGCTTCCACGAGTTCGGTGATGAGCCCGACGGCCAGGGCTCCCTCGCCCGTCAGCGTGCGCCCGGCCAGCAGCATCTGCAGCGCGATGGGCTCCCCCACCAATTCCTTCAACCGCCAGGTTGCCCCCGCTGCGGCCATGATGCCCAGGGATATTTCCGGCTGCCCGAGGCGCAGTTCGCGCGTGCCGATCCGGAAGTCCGCGGCGTACGCCAGCTCCGCCCCGCCGCCCAGCGCATAACCGTCCAGGGCTGCAATGACGGGCATGGGCAGCCCGGAAATCCGCTCAAACAGGCCGGAATTGATGCCGGCCAAGGCATCCTCCCGGCGTCGCCCCAGCAACTCGGCAATGTCCGCCCCGGAGGCGAAAAAGCCCTTCGTGCCGGCGGTCTCGTCGCCGGCGGCGCCGGACAGGATGAGCACCTTGGGCTCCGCCTCCAGATGGGCGCAGACCGCGTGCAGCTCCGCCACCATCTGCGCGTCGATCGCATTCCGCACGGCGGGCCGGTTCAGCTGCACCGCAACCCGGTCCGCACCCTCGGTGACCACAAGCGTAGCGAAGGCCGCGGGATCAAGGAGGTGTCCGGCGTCGTCCTTCACAACCCCTCCACCAGCAGCGCCGCCCCTTGGCCAACGCCGACGCACATGGTGGCCAGGCCCAGGCCGCCCGGCGCCTCGCGCTCCAGCCGGCCCAGCAGGGTGATCACGATGCGCGCCCCGGACGAGCCGAGCGGGTGGCCGAGGGCGATCGCGCCGCCGTCGAGGTTCACGGTGCCGGGGTCCAGGCCGAGTTCGCGGATGCAGGCCAGGGATTGCGAGGCGAATGCTTCGTTAAGTTCGACGGCGGCCAGCCGGCTCACGCCGATGCCGCGCCTCTCGAGGATCTTGCGGGTGGCGGCGACGGGTCCCATGCCCATGACTTCCGGGGCCAGCCCGGCGGTGGCTCCATCCACGATGCGGGCGCGCGGGGTCAGGCCGTACGTCTTGACTGCGTGTTCGGAGGCGACGAGGATGGCGGATGCACCGTCGTTCAGGGTGGAGGAATTGCCGGCCGTGACCACGGTTCCGCCCTTGACCACGGGCCGCAGCCCGGCCAGCACGTCCATGGTGGTGCCGGGGCGGGGGCCTTCGTCGGTGTCCACAACCGTGCTGGCCTTCCTTCCGCGGACCGTGACCGGGATGATCTCCGGGGCGGGCCGTCCGGCGGCAATCGCCGCAAGGGCCAGGGTGTGGGAGCGAACGGCAAAGGCGTCGGCGTCCCCGCGGCAGATATTGAAGCGGCGGGCCACCTCCTCCGCGGTTTCCGTCATGGAGAACGTCATTTTTCCGTCTCGGGACAGCTCGCCGGAGAGGAAGCTGGGGTTGGTGAAACGCCAGCCGATCGAGGTGTCGAAGCTGGCGCCCGGCTTCGCGAATGCCTGCTCCGGCTTCGCCATGACCCACGGTGCACGGGACATTGATTCCACCCCGCCGGCCACCACCAGGTCCGCCGCCCCGGCCTTGATCATGTGCCCGGCCAAGGTGATGGCACTCATGCCGGAAGCGCACAGCCGGTTCACGGTAATGCCCGGAACAGTGTCGGGGAAGCCGGCCAACAGCCAGGCCATGCGCGCCACGTTACGGTTTTCCTCTCCGGCACCGTTCGCATTGCCGAAAATAACCTCATCAACGGCCGCCGGATCCAGTCCGCACCGGTTGATGAGTTCCTTGATGGTCAGGGCGGCGAGGTCGTCGGGGCGGATGCTGGAAAGCGCGCCGCCGTAGCGTCCCACCGGTGTACGGATGCCGCCCACCAGAAATGCCTGCGGTGCCTCTGCGGACATGTCTACACTCCTTTGTGCAAGCTTTTGAGCCTGCGTAAGCATCGCACCAGCCCGCGGACCGGCCGGGGCGCCCCTTGCTGGGGCACCACCGCGAACATTACCGACCATTCGTTCTATAAATATTCCATGCGTCCGCCGGGCGGTCAACAGCCGGGCTGCCTTCCTCGCCCAAGTCCCCGCTTTTCGCCCGTTCCCGCATCCGCGAGAATGGGACAAACTCGCGTCCCCACGGCAAACGCCTTCCCCGAACTCGCAATGGTTGCTCTCAAAAGGCGCCAAGAGGGCATTAACTGCCACCTGACCGGCGAGTCAGATCCGCGCTGCGGGGTAGCCGCATTTTCGATGCCTGCCGCCGTCCTCCCCGCCCGCTCCCAACATGCACTCCAGTGCCCACATGCGCTCCGCTGTGGGCATACTCCACCACCGCGAGCATGCCGGCGCAGGGACGTCTCGATACAGTGGAGCTATGACACTTCCTGACGCCCCAGCCACCGTTTC
This genomic interval from Arthrobacter sp. PAMC 25486 contains the following:
- a CDS encoding enoyl-CoA hydratase/isomerase family protein, whose translation is MKDDAGHLLDPAAFATLVVTEGADRVAVQLNRPAVRNAIDAQMVAELHAVCAHLEAEPKVLILSGAAGDETAGTKGFFASGADIAELLGRRREDALAGINSGLFERISGLPMPVIAALDGYALGGGAELAYAADFRIGTRELRLGQPEISLGIMAAAGATWRLKELVGEPIALQMLLAGRTLTGEGALAVGLITELVEAPELLTAAHALADRICAQDPLAVQATKRAFRAPRDAHPEIDNQEQAALFESPAKFQRMQAFLDRRKK
- a CDS encoding acetyl-CoA C-acyltransferase, translated to MSAEAPQAFLVGGIRTPVGRYGGALSSIRPDDLAALTIKELINRCGLDPAAVDEVIFGNANGAGEENRNVARMAWLLAGFPDTVPGITVNRLCASGMSAITLAGHMIKAGAADLVVAGGVESMSRAPWVMAKPEQAFAKPGASFDTSIGWRFTNPSFLSGELSRDGKMTFSMTETAEEVARRFNICRGDADAFAVRSHTLALAAIAAGRPAPEIIPVTVRGRKASTVVDTDEGPRPGTTMDVLAGLRPVVKGGTVVTAGNSSTLNDGASAILVASEHAVKTYGLTPRARIVDGATAGLAPEVMGMGPVAATRKILERRGIGVSRLAAVELNEAFASQSLACIRELGLDPGTVNLDGGAIALGHPLGSSGARIVITLLGRLEREAPGGLGLATMCVGVGQGAALLVEGL